From the genome of Nicotiana tabacum cultivar K326 chromosome 17, ASM71507v2, whole genome shotgun sequence:
gaagaaaacataaTTGTAAAACAAAATTTGCTTCTCATCGGAATCATCAACTTATCCGGCAAAATACTACAAGGAAGAAgacaaatgaaaaaataaaaaagaaacgaaaaaaagagagataaaagTCAAGGCATTAATAAATAAAGGAtagaaaaaaaaagtagaaaagagaaaaaagaaaagaatagaaaAGGGAAGAAGCTAGGGGTGTGAAAATGGTGGATGGAGTTTTAGGGGAGAAGTAAACAAGAAagggaataaaagaaaagaaaaaagagaaaaaagagaaaaaagaaaaaaaattaatattttaggGTTTTCACACGCAATCATCAGGTGTAAACCAAAATAAGTACCGCGTCAACTCAAAAGGTGGCATTAATCTCGCTTCTAACAAATGCAGGGTCATAGGACACCCGTATTTTTAAGGGGGTGTAATTGGAACTTTGGTATAATTTCAATAGGGTAATTATGTATTATTCCAAATAATTATCTTAGATCTTGTTGTCAAAACCCTTTTATACTATTAAGAAGATATGAATGTTTTAATTCAAGGTCCTAAATTATTCAAAGTCATACTAAAACTCAAGAAATTGAAATAAACAACTTTTAGATAAAATGGCTACGCGCTTCGACAACGCCGATAAGACAAATGAAAAATCATACAAGAGGAAGCGAATTTTATGCTTCTAATCTAAACCTCACAGAATTTAATACGTTGATGACAAACTTGAAGAGTTTAATTGCACAATAAATGCTTTATCAGTTGGTGATCACATAAGTAGTTAGGAAGAGGTTCAGAAATAAATTAAAGGAATCAAAAGTAAGACCCCACATTTAATACTTTATCTATGCTTCAAGATAAGGATGTCGTTGAATATTTACTTGCACATTATTATGATTAGGTACTTTGActcgttttaatttatgtgaatttattttatttttagtccgtgccaaaagaaatgatatatttccttatttggaaacaatttacttttatgcaatgatttatagccacacaaaatatatgtgcctcattttataccacaagtttaaaaaaattctttcttttcttaaattccgtgctcagtcaaataggttcacataaattgaaacagagagagtaataaataaatatatatttttaactgCTCCAAAAACAAATATAGGTAAGGTAAAGGTGGATACTTTGAATTGGAAGAAGAGGTATTGGTTTTGTGAACTCTTAGAAGATGTACCATGCTACAACTAGTCAAACTGTATCAATGTATCTCACGCCGGTGCCAAATGTTAATCATTTTACTaaattgtttttaaaatatttgacattttagaAGAAAAGAcggtatttttactttttttttcaccCCTGTCCAATTAGTGGAACATTTATTAACTAAAACATTTATTAATTGTAcatcttattaaaaatatgtttttacttttatttatccATTTTAACAAATCTCGAggcaaataatttttttttattttatccttatCATTAAATATCCATTCTCCAAATTATTTTCagactttttgaaatattattattattacggGTACTATGGTAAAATATGTACTTTATTATTTCTTAAAAGAAGTGCAACATCTATTGTGAACAAGTAAAAGTTAACGTAAAGAATAGTATACTAATATTTTGATGATTAGagctattaaatattttttaaatagcaCATAAAGAGTCACTTGGTTTTTAGGCTATTTACAAACTAGTTTTTAGTTTTATGAATctaccttcttcttttttatatatGAGAGTTTTACTTTTACACGTAAGAGATCtgtcttttacacataagagatctaaaaagatcattttcttaaattcaaaattGTAAAGGGGCATAATGTATAAATAGCACATAAAAAATATTAGGTATTAGAGGTATATCACATATATTGAACTTCCTTTATCGAATTATTTTTCCACTTCTTTCAAGTTTTGGACACCGTTGCATAAATTTCAGACTTTGTCAATGATGTAAACACATTAAGAGACTAATAGAGTAATAATTTTTTATACTaccaataaatataatttaaatccaTGAACCAATTATTGTAATatacctaggattgatattatgCATGGACCATAATAAACCTTTTAGTTAAAGTAGCAATCCAATTGAGGTGACAGTCATTATCTTCTCACAGTACACACAACAATAATGTCTCGTAAAAAATACGAGCCCAGAACCATAATTTGGTTCTTTTGTactcaaaaaatcaaaatatataggaaaaaaacTTGGGGATcataatatgtatagcgcggtatttcaccgcgctataccttaacggcacGTTTgcccgttaatgtatagcgcggTGAAATACCGCGCTATACTTAATTATTGGGCCCACTAATAATTCTTCTGATATTAACTGAAACACCAATAATTCAACAGGGTATAACGCGGTTAAATACCACGCTATACGTAAAAGTTGGGCCCACTAATAAATCTTCTGAACTTAATTGACAGACCAATAATTCAACTGGGTATATCGCGCATATTTAAGGCGCTATACAttaatttttccttatttaaagagTTTTAGGAGgattttgtaaaaaatcattCAGAATCCTTCGAGTCTTCCGAAATATTTGTTCGTTaagttattttgtattttgtcataatgtctcaAGATCGAagaattagggtttcattatattgggggaggAGAGGGGTGAGGTTGTGTCAATACACTATAGTTGTTCTCCACATTGTCATGTTAAGCtgccacttacaatagagtacgatacATTGATATCATTGTTATGTAAAagaatgagtgtgagcaaacgttcggtgaatattaaagtaaacggaagatatctgtattttgttactccacaaggggttgcttgttatgctgagtttaacatcgaagacgatgaaactctgagagattttttTAGGACTCCGGATGAACATCGGGAATATcgtgtgataaaaatattgaaaatgtacgttaaggctgaagacgttcgcaataatgaggttacgcaaagtagggatatccctcaatcatcgggtggttattttggagcagttttagccgaacaggttccAGGTGAAAAAGAGTTTGGCATCTAAccttatctccacgggcgaatgaggaacgagaaaataatttctcccctagtttacataatccacaagccgagtggtaaacttcaatttttctttgtgttacgatatttatttttatgtaataaatttgtattaacactcatatatttcaAATGGGGTACcagccagatatgaattttacaagttatgaaccaacacccaattggaatatgcctagtttttacgtgttggatcatggtggtctaTCCGGGAGTCATTATCAACAGGATAATGTCCATAatgggatatcaacacattatgatttgtaagtgaagtgataaagCTACATGTAAAGTTTGGATCAATgtgagaaactcattattttattgattgtggagtgaaaacgagcaacttgaaggtcttgtccttactcaattgcccgaagacaacatatttaatcgggatctgacagatgcgcagagtcaggaagagaatagtgattatgacaacaatgctgatgagtctggagatgacacacccttccctgatgagggtgatgatgaggaggaacaGAATGTTGAACATGATATGatgagggagcatgctccacctccccttagaccaagagtgtacgagtcccatgtgCCATTTCATTCAAgagagattccctaccttgatcatttgccaagtatgccagatgtggatgccctcacaagggatctggatgaaattcggacagcaatgtgggatgaatctagagaaacggtgctgtcaaagggcatgctttttgctGATAAAGCACGCCTAAGCAGGGCGGTGCGAATGTATaacataaaagagtgtcgtgagatcgtGGTTTATGAGTCATTTTTGTAtgtatacaaggttatttgtcgtagatggtttacgggttgtaACTGGATGCTCCGTGCAAGAAAGCTAAAAAtaaatatgtgggttgtgggtaaatacattggcatccacaattgtgaaatggacacagtcagtgggaatcattttaacttgaatattgacttgatttctgtTGTCTTGATTtcacacattgaagcgtccataaaGTACAAGATTAAATAGTGTATAATATCTGTCCACCAGGTATATGggtgtaccattaccaaaagaaaggcatttctcgagAGCAAACatgcgtttgaaattgtttatggtaaaTGGGATAAGTGGATGGCTGCAATagatcaccaagagtgtaaattcaggaggcgaATGGAATTGATCAGGCAGGAAGACCAAGGAGCCTATacttggttgatgcgacatgagattgacaagtggactttgcacgcggatggtggcagaagatggggaattctgactacaaatgtgttagagtctttcaacgggttattgaagtctgcacgtggatcGTCTGTCACTGCCATGGTACGGATGTGAGATTGCTTGTACCTGCGTGCCCtccagcaaatccaacaaatccctgcaataggggagattatgtcgagcctcgACCTCGCGTCCGTAGcctcgcctatcaacccacctccttGCTAAAGGGAGAAACGGTGGAGGTGGTGCATCCAGAGCGATGGGTGGTAGAGGTGGAtgcaactgcaggaaccgctcccaggcccaaacctaatataaaATATGGACGTAAAATTTAAAGTATATTTTTACTATGCGTGTTATAATCATGAAAATgattgactatgttttcacctgcagAAGCGGCAAAAATCCGGCAATGTCTCGTTGGGAGCCCATACTCGCCCGACACATCTGCCTATACAAATAACCTAGAATAGTTGCACCCCAGCTATAAGAAGGTAAATCATCTAGTCACTCAAGATGATGAAaaaatctcaagctgactaggtttcccgaagtgttcgggaacaatacCCCACCAAACATAAGCAGCAACAACAATCTCGTGTACCGGTTGATATGAAGATCTGGTGTATCATCCGTAATGTCCGCATCCATCACTTCCAGATGCAGCCGAATGGACGTCAACTGAAAACGACTGGCCCCACTCAATGCAGCCTCCTCCGCTGGCTGGAACCCGATGAGCCGTTGCAACATCTTCAGGTACTGTAATCCCGTATAATCTCTGAGCGCATGCGGGTAAGCTACATGATGTCCATCAACCGGCATCCCATACAGAACCTTCACGTCCTGAAGCGTGATAGTAGCCTCGCCAATGGGTAAATAAAttgtgtgcgtctccggtcgccaccgctctatcaaagCTGTGATCGACGACCAGTCCAACTGCAACCGGCCGATCTCAATAATCCTATAGACACATGTATCCTGAAGGTGTCTGACTATACGGGGATGGAATGGGTGGGCCTTAAGAAAGTCTCATATATCGTCTACCCGTCTAGCGCGGAATGTCTGGGCCAAACACTGCCCCTCCTATATGTACGAAGACCTATGCTCGGCCTGTAGCAACAGTAACTCTAGCGATGCAGGTCCGGGATGCACATGTGGAACCTCTATGACGACTACTATAAaatgaacaatattaattaaagtatttttctttttcattgcttaacatctttaatatatgttattttattattttatatcttagtttattattttatatgttagtttattattttatatgtttgtttgttactcacctatttttgactataataaaattaaataattaattttcataactatacaagatttaattattaaatattcatataaaaatacttagtttgacaaatattgttggtttctaatgttattttcttacgtttgttgactagaattcgagagagtttgtgtttgaattgtcaacttttttcagatatttttgggtttaacagataattaaatgattaatttcaataaatacaaagatactacgctaaagggcactacattttactacgctaaaaggcactACATTACAAATACGAGCATTACATTAAAATTACGGGCACAAGATACCACTACAGGGAACTAAAGTCACATATTCATATATGTACAACAATAACATCTAAATAAGATTaattattcctaaaataacaatttatctattttactaatcTTTTAGCAAATAACTTATCTAAatcggataaaaataataaattaatttaatcacaaaataatcacgaaaaaatataacaaagtaaaaattaactaattaatatttttttaacaactaataataatttctctattttactaatttttttatcACACTAATAAcataatccggataaaaaataaacaaattaattaaatcgcaaaacaatcacGAAATAACATAGACACAATAAAAAGAACTAATAGGCAATTTTTATACATTAGTTTTAACAAAAAGTTAAGTTGGAATACCTcgattttaattttttggaaagttgaagatttggtgatttggagccgaaacgaGCAACCCACTACGAGATAACACCTTAGATACGATGTGGGATCAAGAATCTATAATTTTTGTGGGACCGGTGGGCTCCAactgagtttttttttttgttaacaaTGGTGGGGGACCGCAAGAAACGAGGGGGGTTTCTAGTTCGTGTATGTGAGGAAGGAGACTTTCACGCTTTTTTATCTAGGTATAACGCGCATATATATCGCGCTATACTATAGTGCGGTATATATGCGCACTATACTTTCCCGCCCATTTAAAGTTCAAATATAGTGCGGTATTtcaccgcgctatacatattatgGTCCCCAAGTTTTTTCCCACATATTTTGGTTCTTTTGAGAGATTTACTTTTACACGTAAGAGATCTAAAAATgtcatttttttaaattcaaaattgtaaAGGACATGATGTACAAATAGCACATAAAAGATATTATGTTAGAGATATATCACATATAATGAACATCCTTTGTCGGaaatattttttcacttctttcaagtttgaatattGCAAAAATTCTAGATTTTGCCAATGATGTAAACACATTAAGAGACTAATAGAGTAATAAATTTTTATACTaccaataaatataatttaagtcCATGAACCAATTATTGTAATatacctaggattgatattatgCATGGACCATAATAAACCTTTTAGTTAAAGTGGCAATCCAATTGAGGTGACAGTCACTATCTTCTCGCAGTACAAACAACAATAATGTCTCGTGAAAAATACTGGTAACGGCTAAACCATATGCCTATCCCTACAATTAAAGATTCCCCATTTTTCTCCTCACACTACCTTCCAActcccttttattaaatactcTTTTGCTGTACACATTTTTCTATCCCCTTTCCACAAaaccaaaacacaaaaaaaaaagaaagagagaaacaAATGGAGGGATTATCAGCATCAAAAAATTTATACAGTGGATTAAAGGGCTactggaggaggaagaggaaaggGTACGAGAAGCTAAATGGAGCGGGTCGGAGAAGGAAGATCCGGGTAGAATATTTATCCACGGAAAGACGTTCTAAATGTAAGAGAGGAAGGTTCTGGAAGATAAATCTGAGACCAAGGCTGAAAGTGAAGCGGTTTTCGCCGAAGAAATTGCTTGTGAATATGCACGACGCGTACGTGAACATGATGTTAAAGATTGCTAATTCAAGGGTTATGAGCAGCGGTGGATTAAGAGGTGATTATGGAGTTAGTGGATTCGGAATGAGGCAATTCAAAGAATATGATGAGAAGATGATTGTGGAGATTTATAAGTCTATGGTTATGGCACAGGGTCAATTGGTTCCTCCTCCTCCTGCTACAAAATTTGGCAATGAGATTATGTGCCAACCGTAATTAATCCCACCAGATAAGGCCGGGTACTTATTATCCAAAGAATCATTAAGTACTTTTTATATTATACTATCTCATTCAGTGTTGTGTCTGTTGTGGTTCCATTAATTCCAATTCATGTCGGCAACTTGGGCTCGAACAGAGACCAGAGGGTATCCTACGGTGATAGAATCAATAAATACTCACCTCACAAAGTCCACTATAAGTCAGAAATTGTTCCTCAATTTCTTCTACTAGGAAATTCTTACTGTTCAGAAATATGCGCAGCGCGCTATATGCTAGTAGTATGATTTTACAAGTTTTTATTAATCACCTCATTTTACAAGTTTTTATCCATCAAGGTGTAAATACATTACAAAGCTTACTTAAAATCAAGGGAAACTATAAGTTATGTTAATTTATAAGtagtttattataaaaattgaccaattcataaaatattgtAAATATTAACCAATTAGATATTTGTAGcaaaaaagaaaaggttaaatttttacttttttttagtgagtgttattagaatagatcgGATACAttttaaggagcttgaatctcagttttgggatgattgaGCGGAGTTTTGagatggtttgaattgaaaattcaaagtagaagatacaacaacaacaacccagtgagatcccacaagtagggtctcggaagggtaatgtgtatgcagaccttacccctatacTAGAGGACATAGAAGTTGTTTTCGAAAGATTCTCGGCTCGAGAGGAAGAATAGGaacaaataaataacaacaacaacaacaacaacaacaacaaaccaatgggatcccacaagtggggtctgggagggtaatatgtacgcgaaccttacccctatcctggaGGGCAGAGaaactgtttccgaaagacccttggCTCGAGAGGAAGAATATGAACaagtaaataacaacaacaaggTTAGGAAAATGATATCAACAATGTAAGGACTAGAGAAAAATAAATGGAAGAAAGCAGTAGAAATAACAATAGCAAAAGCAATAGTCACAAGCAGTAACACAACAAGGTACTAGAAAATCGAAGTGGAAGATAGTACTAAAACAATCCTAATACTGGCATTCTAAGAATCGAAGAGAATGTACTAGTCAGCTAGCCCTAATAAACCTAGATTCGAAatagaagatgaacatgaaaaataATTATATGTATATCACACTgtatataatatgtgtatcacactgtgtatcatttgtgtatcacatatatatCATATGTATACCTgtatgtgagatacatgcgtgatacatgtttgatacatgtgtcgcagaagaattttttgaactcgattttaattacgaattttgataccgaATATATCTGAATCACCTataatcttcctcaaattttatatattgactCGTCTATATGTTGTCAACGAATTTCAGCCATACCCATTGAAAATGTCCTTTTTTTatttagatttttggaatcttgtatttatatttttttttatatttcatcaccttatttggtACCTTatccatgaaattttctttccgtcTTATATCTAATGTTGTTGATCACGCTTAAGAATATGGAAGGAGATATTTgtgtgtgattcttggagagaaataaccttatttatttgggatttcaatttttatttgtGCTTGACTCATTTTGATAAGTTTATGATTATTGGCTAGATATTGATAAGTTAagacttatttgggacatttatgTAAGATTCCCTAAAATCAAAGTATCAAACTATATCCTAGAAGGGGGATAACTCGATACAATAATTGGTTACATCTGAGTATGTAAGAATTCCTTAATCAAGGCtagaaattcagtcaaaaccatcCATGGCCGACCGACCGAAATACTAAAATCGGACGATTTGTGAAAATActttctattttaatttttttcgatCGAATTTGGTCTTTTTTGCGTCAAAATGCGAAGAATTATTTTTGCGTCTCGGGAagtttatttttcaagaaatcgATCAACTTCGGCTAGTTTTTCATTTAACTAagttaaaattaatatttaaaaaaatgacTGAAGTCGATCGGTTAATTCGGTCGGTCATATTAAAAGATCGACCAATTTCGGTcggttattattattttttataacaaAATGGACCAAAATCGATCTGTTAttttcacacaaaaatatgattaAAGAGCATAAATAAAATTAAAGCAAGTCTTATATCAAAAAGTATCAAtgatctagtggtagaatagtatttTGCCACAAGTACAAATCCCAATTCTATTCCTAGACGATGCATTTTTTAAttacacaatttaaaaaaatgGACCGAAATTGTTTAGTTTTTTCGGTCGTCTTTTATCTTTTGGATCGGATGTGGAATTTAATTAACCGATCAAATCGGTCGGTTGTGACTGACCGATGGAAGGTGGTCAGTTGGTTCTACCGACCGCTGCAAATTGGTCGCTTTTCGATCAGTTTTTGCCAATTATCAATCGATATTGGTCGATTTTGATCGAATTTCTAATAGTGATTACTCTATTAGTTTCAATTCTAGGTGGTACTTTTTAATTGAGTACGAATTtcaaaaagatttaaaaaaacaTTCAAACTTGTGATCTTATCTGTTAGACGTACCATGATTAAAAGTTTATTCAACATGtctatgagtcgagcatgcattatatatatatatatatatatatatatatatatatatatatataatgggctagccaattttcggactggtaattgaaaaatagccagcgtttgtaaagtcattgaaaaataaccactattttgctgcaacacggaaagtttcagcataatatattggagattggtgcatttgtgtatgaacttccagcatattatactgaaactccagcacacgaaaagttccagcataatatactggagattggagcacttgtgtatgaactttcagcatattatgctggaccagtatattatgctgaaactccagtatattatgccaGAAgatcacatgtaaaaaattcgaactctagtatattatgctggaatattttccgaattttgaacagtgttttcgttcagatttatctttacatgaaaagtggctaaatttcgattaattTTGAAACCGGATTTTGAATAATTCCATTAAAATCTGGAATCTGCATTCCGCAGTCCTTTGCTAACAGTAGTATAAATCTAGGTGTTTGATTATTGGCTCAAATTATAGGCTCCaacagaaaattcaaaataaccaAATCGAGTAACTCGaatcaaatttaaaaatttgaGCCAAACCGAGCTTATTTGGTTTGAATTGATTTGTAATTTCATAAAACCGGAAAATCAAGTGAAATTTTCATAATCCAAACCGAACTGCCTGACGTCCACTACTATAGCCAACAATTCGGTTTTGTGAAAGGGAAATGTTCTACAAGAGATGTGACACGGAAATTCCTTCCACAAGTAGTATAGACGTATCCGGCAAGTAAAAAGTTTAAAACCTTAAATTGACATCATTTCTGTTACTTCTTCTCCATTTAAAAGAGAGTAATTTTATACAAATTCTAAACTGGCTTATAGAATGCCACAAGAAACTTAAGAGTTATTAGGGAATATCTTTTCCTTTGACCGAGGGAGCTAGGCGAAATCAGAAATTTCACTTGGAGTTTTTATGACTTCAAAtaatatttaacttatatatggTATAATTTTCGAGGAAAGGGTGTTCAAATAATTACATTTCGCTAGTTGTAGCTCCGCTCCT
Proteins encoded in this window:
- the LOC107799050 gene encoding uncharacterized protein LOC107799050, which encodes MEGLSASKNLYSGLKGYWRRKRKGYEKLNGAGRRRKIRVEYLSTERRSKCKRGRFWKINLRPRLKVKRFSPKKLLVNMHDAYVNMMLKIANSRVMSSGGLRGDYGVSGFGMRQFKEYDEKMIVEIYKSMVMAQGQLVPPPPATKFGNEIMCQP